One part of the Microbulbifer sp. THAF38 genome encodes these proteins:
- a CDS encoding Rne/Rng family ribonuclease, with protein MKRMLINATQPEELRVALVDGQWLYDLDIENRTRQQKKANIYKGKITRVEPSLEAAFVDYGEERHGFLPLKEISREYFLKQPKDIEGRIKIKDVVKEGMEVVVQVDKEERGNKGAALTTFISLAGRYLVLMPNNPRAGGISRRIEGDERSELRDALASVDVPSGMGIIVRTAGVGRSGEELQWDLNYLLQLWSLIKESADKNSAPEFLFQESNVIIRAIRDYMRDDIGEVIVDDADAFKLVKGFAEQVMPHYAHKVKFYEDSIPLFNRYQIESQIETAFEREVKLPSGGSIVIDVTEALVSIDINSSRATKGGDIEETARSINLEAADEIARQLRLRDMGGLVVIDFIDMQSKSNQREVEKRMEKALSMDRARVQVGRISRFGLLEMSRQRLRPSLGETTFRVCPRCSGQGTIRGTKSLALSILRLVEEEAKKERSAEIRAITPVNVATYLLNEKRKAISQIEARNNTRVVVVPNSEIETPHFEVQRLRDDDTSTLETSYKISGSVEETVTKKEEQPKRPLAQPTVQPLAHAAPAPTPEKKPEPGLFSRLISAIAELFTSKEEEPKKHQKSQNRGKDYQRNRNRNRNQRGGNRGNRGERQTRRRDDRREDAKSEDQREPKQTAKPYDERDSGADRGEGQRRRRRRRSGDNRRKDENRGNISDSNTNENATQVEESTDQQRPSRRPSNVRGRPQARRRGRRAENTAATAVAQSQEELNREVNEAIDEAESEARKSRDTTAKSSSDTSSSSNTSASEVPRPKAKHSEQKTPEPTQASKPKPAEKAPTQAPIASEATAAARVKAEPTTSATETQQAVTPAATKEAPQATAKASQEATSTKTPASAKTAEAIVEQQDAEETALQEASEAAKATEKQSDAIAREEIMAEEAIASEEINAPATQGRAGNDPRINPKPLLELAIVTEHREMGSQQPLDTAQPAAIEHSPRALARPANDPRMARRVAQTQTDTDHNSAEAG; from the coding sequence ATGAAGAGAATGCTGATCAACGCAACCCAGCCTGAGGAGTTGCGTGTAGCCCTGGTAGATGGCCAGTGGCTCTATGACTTGGATATTGAAAATCGCACCCGCCAGCAGAAAAAAGCCAACATCTACAAAGGTAAAATTACCCGCGTAGAACCCTCGCTCGAAGCCGCATTTGTCGACTATGGCGAAGAGCGCCACGGCTTCCTTCCCCTGAAAGAAATCTCCCGCGAATACTTCCTCAAACAGCCCAAGGACATCGAAGGCCGTATCAAGATTAAAGATGTCGTTAAAGAGGGAATGGAGGTCGTCGTTCAGGTCGATAAGGAAGAGCGCGGTAACAAAGGCGCAGCCCTGACCACCTTTATCAGCCTCGCCGGGCGCTACCTGGTACTGATGCCAAACAACCCCCGTGCCGGTGGTATCTCTCGCCGTATTGAAGGTGACGAGCGATCCGAGCTACGCGATGCCCTGGCAAGCGTAGACGTCCCCTCCGGCATGGGCATTATCGTGCGCACCGCCGGTGTTGGTCGCAGCGGCGAAGAACTGCAATGGGATCTCAATTATCTCCTGCAGCTGTGGAGCCTAATCAAAGAATCAGCGGACAAGAATAGCGCACCCGAATTCCTCTTCCAGGAAAGCAATGTAATCATTCGGGCGATTCGCGATTACATGCGCGATGATATTGGCGAAGTCATTGTCGACGATGCAGATGCCTTCAAGCTAGTAAAGGGCTTTGCCGAGCAGGTCATGCCCCACTACGCCCATAAGGTAAAGTTCTACGAAGATAGTATTCCGCTCTTCAACCGCTACCAAATTGAAAGCCAGATCGAGACCGCCTTTGAACGTGAAGTGAAACTTCCCTCCGGCGGCTCCATCGTTATCGATGTTACCGAGGCGCTAGTCTCTATCGACATCAACTCCTCCCGTGCCACCAAAGGCGGCGACATCGAGGAGACCGCGCGCAGTATCAACCTGGAAGCCGCCGACGAGATCGCTCGCCAGCTGCGCCTGCGCGACATGGGCGGCCTGGTAGTGATCGACTTTATCGACATGCAGAGCAAATCCAACCAGCGCGAAGTTGAGAAGCGCATGGAAAAAGCTCTCAGCATGGACCGCGCACGCGTACAGGTTGGCCGTATCTCCCGCTTCGGCCTGCTGGAAATGTCCCGTCAGCGCCTGCGTCCATCTCTTGGCGAAACCACCTTCCGCGTCTGCCCCCGTTGTAGCGGCCAAGGTACCATTCGCGGCACCAAATCCCTGGCCCTCTCAATCCTGCGCCTGGTGGAAGAAGAAGCCAAGAAAGAGCGCAGCGCAGAGATTCGCGCAATCACTCCGGTGAATGTCGCCACCTACCTTCTCAACGAGAAGCGCAAGGCTATTTCCCAGATTGAAGCGCGCAACAATACCCGTGTAGTGGTTGTACCCAACTCGGAGATTGAAACCCCCCACTTTGAAGTGCAGCGCCTGCGCGATGACGATACCTCTACCCTCGAAACCTCCTATAAAATTTCTGGAAGCGTTGAGGAAACCGTCACCAAGAAAGAAGAGCAGCCTAAGCGCCCACTGGCTCAACCGACTGTTCAGCCGCTCGCACACGCTGCACCGGCACCCACTCCCGAAAAGAAACCGGAGCCGGGTCTGTTTAGCCGTCTGATTAGTGCTATTGCGGAGCTTTTCACCAGCAAAGAAGAAGAGCCCAAAAAGCATCAAAAGTCGCAAAACCGCGGCAAAGATTACCAGCGCAACCGCAACCGTAATCGCAACCAGCGCGGTGGCAACCGAGGAAACCGCGGTGAGCGCCAGACACGCCGCAGAGACGATCGCCGCGAAGACGCCAAGAGCGAAGACCAGCGCGAGCCCAAGCAGACCGCAAAGCCGTACGATGAGCGCGACAGCGGAGCGGATCGTGGCGAGGGGCAGCGTCGCCGTCGTCGTCGTCGCAGCGGGGACAACCGCCGCAAGGACGAAAACCGCGGCAACATCTCCGACAGCAACACCAATGAAAATGCTACTCAAGTAGAAGAGAGCACTGATCAGCAGCGTCCGTCACGCCGCCCCAGCAATGTTCGCGGCCGCCCGCAAGCTCGACGCCGTGGCCGTCGTGCAGAAAACACTGCTGCCACAGCCGTAGCCCAAAGTCAGGAAGAGCTGAATCGCGAAGTCAATGAAGCCATTGACGAAGCAGAGAGCGAAGCCAGAAAATCCCGGGATACCACGGCCAAAAGCTCCAGCGACACTTCTAGCTCCAGCAACACTTCTGCAAGCGAGGTGCCAAGACCCAAAGCCAAGCACAGTGAACAGAAGACACCCGAACCCACTCAGGCTTCCAAACCCAAGCCCGCAGAGAAAGCGCCTACGCAAGCGCCCATTGCGTCAGAAGCAACTGCAGCGGCCAGAGTAAAAGCGGAGCCGACCACTTCCGCAACGGAGACCCAGCAAGCGGTAACACCTGCTGCAACCAAGGAAGCCCCCCAGGCAACCGCAAAGGCTTCTCAAGAAGCCACTAGCACCAAAACACCGGCAAGCGCTAAAACCGCGGAAGCCATTGTGGAGCAGCAGGACGCTGAGGAGACGGCCCTGCAGGAAGCCAGCGAGGCCGCAAAAGCAACTGAAAAGCAAAGTGATGCTATTGCCAGAGAAGAGATCATGGCCGAAGAAGCTATAGCTTCCGAGGAAATCAATGCTCCGGCAACCCAGGGGCGCGCAGGCAATGACCCGCGCATCAACCCCAAACCATTACTTGAGCTGGCTATCGTTACCGAGCACCGCGAGATGGGCTCACAGCAACCACTGGATACCGCTCAACCAGCGGCCATTGAGCACAGCCCACGCGCCCTGGCACGCCCAGCCAACGATCCGCGCATGGCTCGCCGGGTAGCGCAAACACAAACTGATACTGACCACAACTCAGCAGAAGCTGGCTAA
- a CDS encoding HAD-IA family hydrolase: MDNCLLFDNDGTLVDSEYLCNIGLVLMFRRFGIALDADELVIRFRGWKLSSLLSILEKENGLDLPGDFVQEYRTIVSGLFNKELRPVEGVIEALEALDAPKAVVSSGPIEKIKHTLGLCGLSKYFGDNLYSSYEVGIWKPDPGIYLHAAKRMGYPVENCIVIDDGPVGVKAGTDAGMTTFFFNRFEEQCNIKGIVSFTTMDELPGLVGNTRD; encoded by the coding sequence ATGGATAATTGTTTACTCTTTGACAATGATGGAACATTAGTTGATAGCGAGTATCTTTGTAACATAGGCCTCGTGCTAATGTTCAGGCGCTTTGGGATAGCACTGGATGCTGATGAGTTAGTGATCCGTTTCAGAGGATGGAAACTCTCAAGCCTACTATCTATTTTAGAAAAGGAAAATGGACTCGACCTGCCAGGAGATTTCGTACAAGAGTATCGAACTATAGTATCAGGCCTATTTAACAAAGAACTTAGACCTGTTGAAGGGGTAATTGAGGCTCTAGAAGCACTAGATGCCCCAAAGGCAGTGGTATCTAGCGGACCAATAGAAAAAATAAAGCATACTTTAGGCCTATGTGGTTTATCCAAATACTTTGGGGACAATTTATATAGCTCTTACGAGGTAGGTATTTGGAAGCCAGATCCAGGTATATATCTACATGCAGCCAAGCGGATGGGTTATCCTGTAGAAAACTGCATCGTTATTGATGATGGTCCCGTGGGCGTTAAAGCTGGTACAGATGCAGGAATGACAACCTTCTTCTTTAATAGATTTGAAGAGCAGTGCAACATTAAAGGTATTGTGAGCTTCACTACAATGGACGAGCTGCCTGGATTAGTAGGAAATACAAGAGATTAA
- a CDS encoding patatin-like phospholipase family protein yields the protein MKVRYITAIIVLILGLLVYFYNHQFIQGVKFESQPIASELIKSNEDLKKKETINILIIEGGGVRGLIPLYLMRYIEEQLGRPIEEFFDVFSGVSTGAIIATSLNIPDAEFNRLDSGKTLSKNEKLISIYENESEYIFSAPWYHNILTANGYLSPKFKGSHLCKVLKKNYSTQMNFTSLNNYVIIPSLDIHNGQLHLFKNRGDEVGKLPTNTLYQLVLAASSAEAYFTPVDFVTADGTLSHRYFADAAITANDPASIILHDVINEFPDKNYYVLILGSGIHPVQTMDFNYRSLKSWGKLRWFQDAIFSMTRSMDYQQIFSLEIAKSLASSRVSYDYLNIQLIDPFVGPFDYKSIDKLKVLSDRLIEENKAEIDRVIDSLEGE from the coding sequence ATGAAGGTCAGGTATATTACGGCCATTATTGTGCTCATTTTGGGTCTGCTGGTGTATTTCTATAACCATCAGTTTATCCAAGGAGTAAAGTTTGAATCGCAGCCAATTGCGAGCGAGCTAATAAAGAGTAATGAGGACCTTAAAAAGAAAGAAACAATTAATATCTTGATTATCGAAGGTGGCGGTGTTCGCGGCCTTATTCCCCTCTATCTGATGCGCTATATTGAGGAACAGCTTGGCAGGCCCATTGAGGAATTTTTCGATGTGTTTAGTGGGGTGTCGACGGGTGCAATTATTGCAACCAGTTTAAATATACCGGATGCGGAGTTTAACCGCTTAGACTCGGGGAAAACTCTCTCAAAAAATGAAAAGCTAATCAGTATTTATGAAAACGAAAGTGAGTACATTTTTTCTGCACCTTGGTATCACAACATTTTAACGGCCAATGGTTATCTTTCCCCTAAGTTTAAGGGAAGTCACCTGTGTAAAGTGTTAAAGAAAAATTACTCCACTCAGATGAACTTCACTAGTTTGAACAATTATGTAATCATTCCTTCTCTGGATATACATAATGGCCAATTGCATCTGTTTAAGAACCGGGGAGATGAGGTAGGTAAGCTACCAACAAATACCCTATATCAACTGGTTCTAGCAGCGTCCAGCGCAGAAGCTTATTTCACCCCAGTAGATTTTGTAACTGCGGATGGTACTTTAAGCCATCGGTATTTTGCAGATGCGGCAATCACAGCTAACGACCCAGCTAGCATTATATTGCATGATGTAATTAATGAGTTTCCTGATAAAAACTATTATGTGTTGATTCTTGGGTCTGGTATTCATCCGGTGCAGACTATGGATTTTAATTATAGGAGCTTGAAAAGCTGGGGGAAATTGCGTTGGTTTCAAGATGCTATATTTAGTATGACAAGATCTATGGATTATCAACAAATATTTTCTCTAGAGATAGCAAAATCTTTAGCATCCTCGCGGGTGAGCTATGACTACCTAAATATTCAACTGATAGATCCATTTGTTGGCCCTTTTGATTATAAATCAATTGACAAGCTTAAGGTTCTTTCAGATAGACTTATTGAAGAAAATAAGGCGGAGATCGATCGGGTGATTGATTCTCTTGAAGGAGAATAG
- a CDS encoding nucleoside triphosphate pyrophosphatase — protein sequence MASPLILASSSPYRRALLQQLNLPFRHAAPHINEEARPGEGAGALALRLAQEKAQALVKDHPKALIIGSDQVAEYEGGILGKPGNRTKAIAQLQACSGNKVIFHTGLSLLDSESGRQASTVETFTVYFRPLSLAQIERYVELEEPYDCAGSFKVEGLGIALFEKLDGTDINTLVGLPLIRLVDLLGEFGIDPLQPAPESTPKE from the coding sequence ATGGCCTCTCCACTGATACTAGCCTCCAGCTCCCCCTATCGAAGAGCGTTACTACAACAGCTCAACCTGCCCTTTCGCCACGCGGCACCTCATATAAATGAAGAAGCCAGGCCAGGGGAAGGTGCAGGCGCGCTAGCCCTGCGACTCGCACAGGAAAAAGCCCAGGCCTTGGTAAAAGATCACCCCAAAGCCCTAATCATCGGCTCAGACCAGGTAGCAGAATATGAAGGCGGGATTCTAGGCAAGCCCGGCAACCGCACCAAAGCCATTGCCCAGCTACAAGCCTGCTCTGGCAACAAAGTCATATTTCACACCGGCCTGTCACTCTTAGACAGCGAAAGCGGCCGCCAAGCAAGCACTGTGGAAACTTTCACGGTGTATTTCCGCCCGCTCAGCCTGGCGCAGATTGAAAGATATGTGGAGCTAGAAGAGCCCTACGATTGTGCCGGATCTTTTAAAGTTGAGGGCCTCGGTATCGCCTTATTTGAAAAACTCGACGGCACAGACATCAACACCCTTGTGGGCCTTCCCCTTATCCGCTTGGTAGATCTACTCGGTGAATTTGGCATAGACCCTCTACAACCAGCTCCCGAATCAACGCCTAAGGAGTGA
- a CDS encoding SOS response-associated peptidase family protein encodes MCYSFTVPNDKSMSLLPIEYKRDALAWQQFRLDQKWEVSAGRAEAQQVLGLKGQPRASQFRLAGVGERVYPRYFTPGITSDGAQNWLRPLRYSLRSANSTVDLSTRYSLYNARLDRLLDAKTWRPLIGRQHGILPFCSFFEWVELKGRKTQVQFTPLGKEIMWAPILWDYWESVGGEVGYYSCTLITDEPAPEVAAAGHDRSPIFLAAEYVQVWLDAESYTAPEWQKFLKGHREQVAYGAFAIA; translated from the coding sequence ATGTGTTACTCCTTTACGGTTCCTAATGATAAATCCATGTCATTACTTCCCATTGAATACAAGAGAGATGCTCTTGCTTGGCAGCAGTTCCGCTTGGACCAGAAGTGGGAGGTTTCTGCTGGCAGGGCAGAGGCTCAGCAGGTTCTTGGTTTGAAGGGGCAGCCCCGGGCGAGCCAATTTCGCTTGGCAGGGGTGGGTGAGAGAGTATATCCACGGTATTTTACGCCGGGTATCACTAGTGATGGGGCGCAAAACTGGTTGCGTCCTTTGCGCTACTCCTTGCGGTCTGCAAATTCTACAGTGGATCTATCGACCCGCTATAGCCTCTATAACGCCCGGTTGGATAGATTGCTGGATGCAAAGACTTGGCGGCCTTTAATAGGGCGCCAGCATGGCATTTTACCTTTTTGCAGCTTCTTTGAGTGGGTGGAGCTCAAAGGGCGGAAGACACAGGTTCAATTTACTCCATTGGGTAAAGAAATCATGTGGGCACCCATCCTCTGGGATTACTGGGAATCTGTTGGAGGGGAGGTTGGCTACTACTCATGCACCTTAATTACTGATGAACCGGCACCTGAGGTTGCAGCGGCTGGCCACGATAGAAGCCCAATCTTTTTGGCTGCTGAATATGTACAGGTTTGGTTGGATGCGGAATCTTATACTGCCCCTGAATGGCAGAAATTTTTGAAAGGGCATCGCGAGCAGGTAGCGTATGGGGCCTTCGCTATTGCCTGA
- a CDS encoding YceD family protein, whose translation MSIAPSKSVLPKSVDARKLVQREQYLEGILPLESLGRLREAVESVEGEVVADIQFGRDLQNHLTVSGKVSCTVDLLCQRCLHPVREQLEAQFCWGIVWSEEQGKALPKDLDPVIQDSDELNLHQILEDEILLNLPMVAYHDAECVSKDSFHVGEKESEAGEQRENPFKVLEQLKGSSGKS comes from the coding sequence ATGTCGATAGCCCCCTCTAAATCAGTATTGCCAAAGAGCGTTGACGCTCGAAAATTGGTGCAGCGCGAACAGTATCTGGAAGGTATTTTGCCTCTGGAATCACTGGGGCGCCTCCGTGAGGCTGTAGAGTCTGTGGAAGGGGAGGTTGTGGCTGATATTCAGTTTGGTCGCGACCTGCAAAATCACCTCACTGTTAGTGGCAAGGTGTCGTGCACGGTGGATTTACTATGCCAACGTTGCCTACACCCCGTGCGCGAGCAGCTCGAAGCGCAATTTTGCTGGGGTATCGTTTGGTCTGAAGAGCAGGGCAAGGCCCTCCCCAAAGACCTGGATCCGGTTATTCAGGATAGCGATGAGCTAAACCTACACCAGATCCTGGAAGATGAAATTTTGCTTAATCTGCCGATGGTGGCTTATCACGATGCGGAATGTGTCTCTAAGGACAGTTTCCATGTCGGTGAGAAGGAGTCTGAAGCGGGTGAGCAACGGGAAAACCCCTTTAAAGTGCTGGAGCAGTTGAAGGGTTCTTCGGGGAAATCCTAG
- a CDS encoding HAD-IA family hydrolase, with amino-acid sequence MLVILDWDGTVCNSEARIVACMLRAAERVGLPALTPDAVSNIIGLGLPEAAATLFPEAPDGDRQALRQFYSEEWMAARVEPVPLFEGVLDTLDELLSRGHQLAVATGKSRRGLNREFEEHGLGHLFVASRCADETASKPDPRMLSELLVEIRCGVGEAVMVGDTTYDLAMAAAIGMSSIGVSYGAHCPTRLQEYRPQAIIDEFAGLLDWAPLTP; translated from the coding sequence ATGCTGGTGATCCTCGATTGGGATGGCACTGTTTGTAATTCTGAGGCGCGGATTGTGGCCTGTATGCTGCGTGCAGCTGAGCGGGTTGGCTTGCCTGCGCTTACCCCTGATGCGGTGAGTAATATTATTGGGTTGGGTTTGCCGGAGGCGGCAGCCACCCTTTTTCCAGAGGCTCCCGATGGGGATCGACAAGCGCTGAGGCAATTCTATTCGGAGGAGTGGATGGCTGCGCGGGTGGAGCCTGTGCCCTTATTTGAGGGAGTGTTGGATACTCTGGATGAATTGCTCTCTCGGGGGCACCAGTTGGCGGTTGCTACAGGAAAAAGTCGTCGCGGTCTCAACCGGGAGTTTGAGGAGCATGGTCTGGGGCATTTGTTTGTGGCGAGCCGCTGCGCGGATGAAACTGCCTCCAAGCCCGATCCGCGCATGCTCAGTGAGCTACTGGTCGAAATCAGATGCGGGGTTGGTGAGGCGGTGATGGTCGGCGACACTACTTATGATTTGGCGATGGCGGCGGCGATAGGTATGTCTTCAATCGGCGTTAGTTACGGGGCTCACTGCCCGACTCGCCTGCAGGAGTATCGTCCCCAGGCGATTATCGACGAATTTGCAGGCTTACTGGATTGGGCTCCTCTCACTCCTTAG
- the rluC gene encoding 23S rRNA pseudouridine(955/2504/2580) synthase RluC has protein sequence MRSTPPLKTKTAAADTPSDTWNPSGGVQLLTVPEELAGQRIDNFLQARLKGVPRSRVYRILRKGEVRVNKGRVKAEYKLAAGDVVRVPPIRAAEQAPAPLAGEQLRQLVRDSILYDENGLLVINKPAGLAVHGGSGVRLGLIEVLRQMYPQSPFIELVHRLDRDTSGAIMVARKRNVLQHVQSELRGGRIGKSYLALAVGKWPRGRKVVEAPLRKNTLKSGERMVSVHQDGKTSETRFQVLERFKAATLLAAEPVTGRTHQIRVHAQFVGCPLAGDSKYTSDEDNRAFRERGLKRLFLHSASVRCTLPDGTAVSVEAPLPTEMQALLKKLREE, from the coding sequence ATGCGAAGTACACCTCCCCTTAAAACGAAAACGGCTGCGGCCGACACTCCCTCTGATACCTGGAATCCCTCTGGTGGCGTGCAGCTTTTAACTGTGCCGGAAGAGCTGGCTGGTCAGAGGATTGATAATTTCCTGCAGGCACGCCTAAAAGGTGTGCCCCGTTCACGTGTCTACCGAATCCTGCGTAAGGGCGAGGTAAGAGTAAATAAAGGACGGGTCAAGGCGGAATACAAGCTGGCAGCGGGCGATGTGGTGCGTGTGCCGCCAATTCGTGCCGCAGAGCAGGCTCCTGCCCCCCTTGCGGGAGAGCAGCTGCGCCAGTTGGTGCGAGATTCCATTCTTTATGATGAAAATGGCCTGCTTGTGATCAATAAGCCCGCGGGGCTTGCCGTTCACGGTGGCAGTGGAGTCCGGCTTGGATTGATTGAGGTGCTCAGGCAGATGTATCCGCAGAGCCCATTTATTGAACTGGTGCATCGCCTCGATCGGGATACGAGCGGTGCAATTATGGTGGCCCGCAAGCGCAACGTTTTGCAGCATGTGCAGTCGGAGCTGAGAGGTGGCCGAATAGGGAAGTCTTATTTGGCGCTGGCAGTGGGTAAGTGGCCCCGGGGCAGAAAGGTTGTTGAGGCTCCTCTGCGCAAGAATACCCTCAAGAGTGGCGAGCGGATGGTTTCGGTGCACCAGGATGGCAAAACATCCGAGACGCGCTTCCAGGTGCTGGAGCGCTTCAAGGCGGCAACACTGCTGGCCGCAGAGCCGGTAACCGGTCGCACCCACCAGATTCGCGTGCATGCTCAGTTTGTCGGTTGCCCCTTGGCGGGCGATAGCAAATACACCAGTGACGAGGATAACCGCGCTTTTCGCGAGCGTGGGCTAAAGCGCCTTTTCCTGCATTCTGCTTCTGTGCGCTGTACCCTGCCAGATGGTACCGCTGTGAGTGTCGAAGCGCCCCTGCCCACTGAAATGCAGGCGTTATTGAAGAAGTTGCGGGAAGAGTAG